In Stomoxys calcitrans chromosome 2, idStoCalc2.1, whole genome shotgun sequence, the following proteins share a genomic window:
- the LOC106090034 gene encoding U1 small nuclear ribonucleoprotein C: protein MPKYYCDYCDTYLTHDSPSVRKTHCTGRKHRDNVKFYYQKWMEEQAQYLIDATTAAFKAGKITQNPFAGGPPKPGAGVALPPPPNMNMAGPPRPGMIPPGMPPMMMGHGGAIPPPMLGMRPPPMMGPMGMMGPPPPLGAMAGVRPPIISGPPPK from the coding sequence ATGCCGAAGTACTATTGCGATTACTGTGATACATACTTGACTCACGACTCTCCGTCTGTGCGGAAAACTCATTGTACAGGTCGTAAACATCGTGACAACGTAAAGTTCTATTACCAAAAATGGATGGAAGAACAGGCACAATATTTAATTGACGCAACCACAGCCGCCTTCAAAGCAGGCAAAATAACACAAAACCCATTTGCTGGAGGTCCGCCTAAACCGGGTGCTGGAGTTGCTCTACCACCTCCCCCCAATATGAACATGGCTGGACCACCTAGACCAGGTATGATACCGCCCGGCATGCCACCAATGATGATGGGCCATGGTGGGGCAATACCACCGCCGATGTTGGGAATGCGTCCGCCGCCAATGATGGGGCCAATGGGTATGATGGGCCCTCCGCCACCATTGGGAGCTATGGCCGGTGTACGTCCGCCTATTATAAGTGGACCACCACCAAAATAA
- the LOC106090041 gene encoding deoxynucleoside kinase isoform X1, with amino-acid sequence MITKLLGRIISSAMAGNNCSASKVPKYAAGTQPFTVLIEGNIGSGKTTFLNHFQKFQEKICLITEPVEKWRNVRGVNLLVSTNFYELMYKEPERWAMPFQSYVTLTMLQSHTQQTQKPVKLMERSIYSSRYCFVENMFRNDIIDAGMYHVLQEWYEFIDNAIHVQADLIVYLRTSPEVVYERMRKRARSEESCVPLKYLEELHKLHEEWLIKNRGLNTNVIVLNANLDLDHIGSEYKRYENHIINPAYTRQQQAVLVSPSKRPHME; translated from the exons GTCGCATTATCTCATCAGCGATGGCTGGAAACAATTGTTCTGCTTCTAAAGTTCCCAAATATGCTGCAGGCACACAACCATTCACCGTTTTGATCGAGGGGAATATCGGAAGTGGCAAGACGACATTCTTAAAccatttccaaaaattccaagagAAAATTTGCCTGATCACCGAACCTGTGGAAAAGTGGCGAAATGTAAGAGGTGTTAACTTATTGGTGAGTACGAACTTTTAT GAACTCATGTACAAGGAACCTGAACGCTGGGCCATGCCTTTTCAGTCATATGTAACATTGACCATGTTGCAAAGTCACACACAGCAGACCCAAAAACCAGTCAAACTCATGGAACGCTCTATATACAGTTCAAG GTATTGCTTTGTGGAGAATATGTTCCGAAATGACATAATTGACGCCGGAATGTATCATGTTCTGCAGGAATGGTATGAATTCATCGATAATGCCATACATGTGCAAGCTGATCTAATAG TTTACTTGCGAACATCTCCAGAAGTTGTTTACGAACGCATGCGTAAAAGAGCGCGCTCAGAAGAAAGTTGTGTACCCTTAAAATATTTGGAGGAACTTCATAAACTCCACGAAGAGTGGCTAATTAAAAACCGCGGTTTAAACACCAAT gtTATTGTATTAAATGCCAATTTAGATTTAGATCACATAGGATCTGAATATAAACGCTATGAAAATCATATTATCAATCCCGCCTATACAAGACAACAACAAGCCGTTTTAGTGTCGCCCAGTAAGCGTCCTCACATGGAATAA
- the LOC106090041 gene encoding deoxynucleoside kinase isoform X2, with amino-acid sequence MITKLLGRIISSAMAGNNCSASKVPKYAAGTQPFTVLIEGNIGSGKTTFLNHFQKFQEKICLITEPVEKWRNVRGVNLLELMYKEPERWAMPFQSYVTLTMLQSHTQQTQKPVKLMERSIYSSRYCFVENMFRNDIIDAGMYHVLQEWYEFIDNAIHVQADLIVYLRTSPEVVYERMRKRARSEESCVPLKYLEELHKLHEEWLIKNRGLNTNVIVLNANLDLDHIGSEYKRYENHIINPAYTRQQQAVLVSPSKRPHME; translated from the exons GTCGCATTATCTCATCAGCGATGGCTGGAAACAATTGTTCTGCTTCTAAAGTTCCCAAATATGCTGCAGGCACACAACCATTCACCGTTTTGATCGAGGGGAATATCGGAAGTGGCAAGACGACATTCTTAAAccatttccaaaaattccaagagAAAATTTGCCTGATCACCGAACCTGTGGAAAAGTGGCGAAATGTAAGAGGTGTTAACTTATTG GAACTCATGTACAAGGAACCTGAACGCTGGGCCATGCCTTTTCAGTCATATGTAACATTGACCATGTTGCAAAGTCACACACAGCAGACCCAAAAACCAGTCAAACTCATGGAACGCTCTATATACAGTTCAAG GTATTGCTTTGTGGAGAATATGTTCCGAAATGACATAATTGACGCCGGAATGTATCATGTTCTGCAGGAATGGTATGAATTCATCGATAATGCCATACATGTGCAAGCTGATCTAATAG TTTACTTGCGAACATCTCCAGAAGTTGTTTACGAACGCATGCGTAAAAGAGCGCGCTCAGAAGAAAGTTGTGTACCCTTAAAATATTTGGAGGAACTTCATAAACTCCACGAAGAGTGGCTAATTAAAAACCGCGGTTTAAACACCAAT gtTATTGTATTAAATGCCAATTTAGATTTAGATCACATAGGATCTGAATATAAACGCTATGAAAATCATATTATCAATCCCGCCTATACAAGACAACAACAAGCCGTTTTAGTGTCGCCCAGTAAGCGTCCTCACATGGAATAA
- the LOC106090041 gene encoding deoxynucleoside kinase isoform X3, whose translation MAGNNCSASKVPKYAAGTQPFTVLIEGNIGSGKTTFLNHFQKFQEKICLITEPVEKWRNVRGVNLLVSTNFYELMYKEPERWAMPFQSYVTLTMLQSHTQQTQKPVKLMERSIYSSRYCFVENMFRNDIIDAGMYHVLQEWYEFIDNAIHVQADLIVYLRTSPEVVYERMRKRARSEESCVPLKYLEELHKLHEEWLIKNRGLNTNVIVLNANLDLDHIGSEYKRYENHIINPAYTRQQQAVLVSPSKRPHME comes from the exons ATGGCTGGAAACAATTGTTCTGCTTCTAAAGTTCCCAAATATGCTGCAGGCACACAACCATTCACCGTTTTGATCGAGGGGAATATCGGAAGTGGCAAGACGACATTCTTAAAccatttccaaaaattccaagagAAAATTTGCCTGATCACCGAACCTGTGGAAAAGTGGCGAAATGTAAGAGGTGTTAACTTATTGGTGAGTACGAACTTTTAT GAACTCATGTACAAGGAACCTGAACGCTGGGCCATGCCTTTTCAGTCATATGTAACATTGACCATGTTGCAAAGTCACACACAGCAGACCCAAAAACCAGTCAAACTCATGGAACGCTCTATATACAGTTCAAG GTATTGCTTTGTGGAGAATATGTTCCGAAATGACATAATTGACGCCGGAATGTATCATGTTCTGCAGGAATGGTATGAATTCATCGATAATGCCATACATGTGCAAGCTGATCTAATAG TTTACTTGCGAACATCTCCAGAAGTTGTTTACGAACGCATGCGTAAAAGAGCGCGCTCAGAAGAAAGTTGTGTACCCTTAAAATATTTGGAGGAACTTCATAAACTCCACGAAGAGTGGCTAATTAAAAACCGCGGTTTAAACACCAAT gtTATTGTATTAAATGCCAATTTAGATTTAGATCACATAGGATCTGAATATAAACGCTATGAAAATCATATTATCAATCCCGCCTATACAAGACAACAACAAGCCGTTTTAGTGTCGCCCAGTAAGCGTCCTCACATGGAATAA